One Mytilus trossulus isolate FHL-02 chromosome 5, PNRI_Mtr1.1.1.hap1, whole genome shotgun sequence DNA segment encodes these proteins:
- the LOC134719216 gene encoding uncharacterized protein LOC134719216, with amino-acid sequence MSKIVLEVLSGVLYDRLFLDTMTGEILDRKKLDITEMCKKYCALKINFPSQGFRKIEEVDEISTNETTIGDDIQRIRVIRNEMQHSSVFALDDTRYETLIEIVRAMLTRFDQCNNPAGESYVKRLDEIMKMELETRSFEEIKERMKAGLIEKIEKIHAVVDSVVSDALNDIC; translated from the exons ATGTCAAAGATAGTTCTAGAGGTATTATCAGGCGTTTTATACGATCGCTTATTCTTAGATACAATGACTGGAGAAATACTTGATCGTAAAAAGTTGGACATAACAGAAATGTGTAAGAAATATTGtgctttaaaaataaactttccaAGTCAAGGCTTTAGGAAAATAGAAGAGGTTGACGAGATTTCTACCAATGAAACTACTATTGGTGACGACATTCAACGGATACGTGTGATCAGAAATGAAATGCAGCATTCTTCTGTCTTTGCATTAGATGACACACGATACGAAACACTAATCGAAATAGTTCGTGCTATGCTAACTAGATTTGATCAGTGTAACAATCCAGCAGGTGAATCCTACGTAAAACGATTAGACGAAATCATGAAAATGGAATTAGAGACCAGGAGTTTTGAAGAGATAAAAGAAAGAATGAAAGCAG gATTGATAGAAAAGATAGAAAAGATTCATGCAGTTGTCGATAGTGTGGTATCTGATGCTTTGAACGATATTTGTTAA